The genome window TTTTGTCGTGAAGTCAAAGATTCTACAACCTAACAAGACATCTTTAAAGAAAGATGCTAAAATATTCATTAACATCTGCCACAATGAAGAGATACCGTTGCCCGAGATTGATTTTAACCCAAGTATAGTTTATCCTCTAATAGTCAATAACCAATGGGAAGTACCTATTGTAACATCTTCAATTCGAGAAGATTCAGATAAGAAGGGCAATTTGTGTTATGTGGTTGACTGTTGTATCAATACCAAGTGTGTTTCATGGATACAACAAGACTTGCAGTTGAGAGAAATAGTTATAGAATGGTGTCTCGAGAGCTGTGAATTGCGTGAACAGATCGAAATATCCAGAGATCACATATCTTTCccaaaattgaagaagaaaggtgAGACTATCCCGCCACTTgagatattgaaagatGATTTGAAGGAGGACTATAGGGAAACCATCGATGAAATGGTTAAGAGGGAATCAAAAGATCctattagtattattgaGATGAAGAGGGATCTTattgcagaagaagaggagggTATAGAATCCGATACAGGATTACCCCCACTCATTCCAGTTGACAAAGTAACACAACACAAACCACTGatagaagaaatagaagatctttctcttcatGAGGtcaagaaaccaaaaattaTCTCTCAAAGCGAACAGCTAAAATATGAAGTTACAATGGGGAAGACTAATGGTAGTTCAGAATTCTTCTTGAGAGTTGAAGTGACTTCTAAAATTGATTCTAGTCTCGATTATGAAGTCAAGTATGATCCAAAAACGAATACCTTACTGAtcaaaaatacaaacacAAAGGTGTattcagaaaagaagcTTGAGATTCCTCTTCCGAATGTTTTTAGCGATGCTCCTAAATTGAAGTGCTTTTTCGTGAAACCAGAGCGTAAACTAGTACTATTTTTATAATTCTAGCGcaaatatatgtatttatATAGCAGGCGGAAAGAAACATAAGAACTCATATCTATAATAATTACTGTTTTTAATGCTTTTCAATGATCGTCAATATTAATCACCTTCTGCCGTGGGACAATGTGGAGGAAATGCCAAGTTTTCTCTATGTGCAACATATTCACTGTCAGCATAGCCGAGaacatcttcaatttcagaGCTTTGAAGACCTTTAATCTTCGAGAGCTCTACACTTGTGTAGTTGCAACGAGCTCTACCTACAGTTTGCAATGGAACTGATCTATCTAGTTCACCTTTTGCGTCTCTTGCCCCTAATTTCAAATCTATACATTCATGTTCATGGAAACTGCCTTCCACATCAATAACACCAGCTGGTAATAGACCAgccttgttctttcttgtcAAAGCCTTGTATGCTCCGGCATCAATTATAACAGCACCTTGACTAACAAGACCGTGGAGCATCCAGAATTCCCTATTTTTTAAATGGTGTTGGTTGTCATTTGCAATAAATCTAGTATGCATTGGTACATCATTCTCTTGTAAACTTTTTAGCTCCGACAATTGAAGTTTAGAGAGATCATCTGTAAGGTCAAGAACAatctcatctcttttttgCATGTATAAAACAATTTTGGAGATATTTTCTGGCGAATCACTCttcataataatagtatGAACACCTGCATTGGTTGCTAACTCAGCAGCAATAAGCTTTGTTTTCATACCTCCAGTACCAACATCAGAACCTGAGCCACCATCAGTATTTACGCCTGGCAAGCCCTGTGATAAATCTGGCACGACTAAAATAGGCGATGCATCCGGATTTGATCTTGGGTCATCCGTGTATAAACAGTCGACGT of Kluyveromyces marxianus DMKU3-1042 DNA, complete genome, chromosome 3 contains these proteins:
- the PIH1 gene encoding Pih1p, giving the protein MTFLLRPVSGHSGANANNVMKIEPSPCFVVKSKILQPNKTSLKKDAKIFINICHNEEIPLPEIDFNPSIVYPLIVNNQWEVPIVTSSIREDSDKKGNLCYVVDCCINTKCVSWIQQDLQLREIVIEWCLESCELREQIEISRDHISFPKLKKKGETIPPLEILKDDLKEDYRETIDEMVKRESKDPISIIEMKRDLIAEEEEGIESDTGLPPLIPVDKVTQHKPLIEEIEDLSLHEVKKPKIISQSEQLKYEVTMGKTNGSSEFFLRVEVTSKIDSSLDYEVKYDPKTNTLLIKNTNTKVYSEKKLEIPLPNVFSDAPKLKCFFVKPERKLVLFL
- the PRO1 gene encoding glutamate 5-kinase — translated: MGKSYVIVIKLGSSSLVDEKTKEPKLSIMSLIVETVVNLRRRGHKVIIVSSGGIAVGLKTLNLESRPKKLSKVQAIAAVGQGRLIGRWDSLFSQFDQRIAQILITRNDIVDWTQYKNAQNTISELLAMGVVPIVNENDTLSVSEIKFGDNDTLSAITAAIIGADYLFLLTDVDCLYTDDPRSNPDASPILVVPDLSQGLPGVNTDGGSGSDVGTGGMKTKLIAAELATNAGVHTIIMKSDSPENISKIVLYMQKRDEIVLDLTDDLSKLQLSELKSLQENDVPMHTRFIANDNQHHLKNREFWMLHGLVSQGAVIIDAGAYKALTRKNKAGLLPAGVIDVEGSFHEHECIDLKLGARDAKGELDRSVPLQTVGRARCNYTSVELSKIKGLQSSEIEDVLGYADSEYVAHRENLAFPPHCPTAEGD